A single region of the Undibacterium piscinae genome encodes:
- a CDS encoding TetR/AcrR family transcriptional regulator, which translates to MIEDNPLFYREPRQARSRQMVERLLNATLVLLERTGIAELSTNHIAQEAGVDIASLYRYFGSKEAILCVLTNNWIAKVQAVYARYADLNNLDLPFVALLRQVNAELSAIPDTEWGYRLLASLMESLPCLRELEKAHELVTARFWTQVFRHYGARWDDEKLLTFARMFYVEVDTALSLAGRLPPQQARHVLRWQRSQAIHLLRLCLPKKKHS; encoded by the coding sequence ATGATCGAAGATAATCCCCTGTTCTATCGTGAGCCTAGGCAGGCTCGCTCGCGTCAGATGGTAGAGCGCCTGCTCAATGCTACCCTGGTGTTGCTGGAACGTACTGGAATCGCCGAGCTCTCTACCAACCATATTGCGCAAGAAGCGGGGGTAGATATCGCTTCGCTATACCGTTATTTCGGTAGCAAGGAGGCGATACTTTGCGTGCTTACGAATAATTGGATCGCCAAGGTGCAGGCGGTCTATGCACGGTATGCCGATTTGAATAATCTGGATTTGCCGTTCGTGGCGCTGCTGCGCCAGGTAAATGCAGAGTTGAGTGCGATACCCGATACCGAATGGGGCTACCGCTTACTGGCCAGTTTGATGGAGTCACTGCCGTGTTTGCGCGAGCTGGAAAAAGCGCATGAGCTCGTCACTGCCCGATTTTGGACGCAGGTGTTTCGTCATTACGGTGCACGCTGGGACGATGAAAAATTACTGACTTTTGCACGCATGTTTTACGTCGAGGTCGATACCGCCTTGTCGCTGGCGGGACGCTTGCCGCCGCAGCAAGCACGCCATGTATTACGCTGGCAACGCAGCCAGGCGATACACCTGCTACGTCTATGCTTGCCGAAAAAAAAGCACTCATGA
- a CDS encoding Hpt domain-containing protein produces the protein MATSNAVWMRVWISAKPIQTQVLHDLLLSYASQLTQNDSTPRPSVSPKRRATDLSDAAPDFDYEAALLRGDRDVLLIISPLFLAGCEKQVQEIADAIAQRDQTLLHRSAHTMKGLVSNFMATPIENLAKELELKARNGNFERVEIIFSEMKVQLELMNAALRKFVASIH, from the coding sequence ATGGCGACCAGCAACGCTGTCTGGATGCGGGTATGGATATCTGCTAAACCAATTCAGACCCAAGTCTTGCACGACCTCTTGTTGTCGTATGCCAGCCAATTGACACAAAATGACAGCACGCCCCGCCCCAGTGTTAGCCCCAAACGGCGGGCCACTGACCTCAGCGATGCGGCACCTGACTTCGATTACGAGGCGGCCTTGCTTAGAGGCGACCGCGATGTTTTACTCATCATCTCGCCTCTATTTTTAGCGGGATGTGAGAAGCAAGTGCAAGAAATCGCCGATGCAATTGCCCAAAGGGATCAAACACTCTTACACAGAAGCGCGCATACCATGAAGGGATTGGTGAGTAATTTCATGGCCACCCCAATAGAAAACCTGGCGAAAGAATTGGAGCTGAAGGCTAGAAATGGAAACTTTGAACGTGTCGAAATTATTTTCTCGGAAATGAAGGTGCAACTTGAACTAATGAACGCGGCATTAAGAAAATTTGTCGCATCGATCCACTAG
- a CDS encoding response regulator, whose product MVVAETGKLAIQHFMQKPYDLILMDMQMPEMGGIEATQLIRQIENGSSHIPIIAMTANAMNGDQQRCLDAGMDIC is encoded by the coding sequence GTGGTCGTCGCCGAGACTGGCAAGCTGGCGATACAACACTTTATGCAAAAACCCTACGACCTCATATTGATGGATATGCAGATGCCAGAAATGGGCGGCATCGAAGCTACTCAGCTGATACGTCAAATCGAAAACGGCAGCAGCCACATCCCCATCATTGCCATGACGGCCAATGCCATGAATGGCGACCAGCAACGCTGTCTGGATGCGGGTATGGATATCTGCTAA
- the nrdR gene encoding transcriptional repressor NrdR, whose product MKCPYCHHDETQVIDTRAPEDGNTIRRRRRCAHCDKRFTTYERVELTMPSIVKKNGSRTEFETRKLRASLMLALRKRPVSAEAVDTAIQRIEEKLLASGEREVLSGHLGELVMRELKRLDKIAYIRFASVYKSFEDVSEFAEAIQEVKKMFISQQMAMKPILRVLR is encoded by the coding sequence ATGAAATGCCCCTACTGTCATCATGATGAGACTCAGGTAATTGATACCCGGGCGCCAGAAGATGGCAACACCATCCGCCGTCGTCGTCGCTGCGCCCATTGTGACAAGCGCTTCACTACCTACGAGCGGGTTGAATTGACCATGCCATCCATCGTCAAAAAGAATGGCAGCAGAACTGAATTTGAAACCAGAAAACTACGCGCCAGCCTGATGCTGGCACTACGAAAACGGCCAGTCTCGGCCGAAGCGGTGGACACCGCAATACAGCGCATAGAAGAAAAATTATTAGCCAGTGGCGAACGGGAAGTGTTGTCTGGCCATTTAGGCGAACTGGTGATGCGAGAATTGAAGCGTCTGGATAAAATCGCCTATATCCGCTTCGCTTCAGTATATAAGAGCTTTGAAGACGTTTCCGAATTTGCTGAAGCAATACAGGAAGTGAAAAAAATGTTCATATCGCAACAGATGGCAATGAAACCCATCCTGCGCGTTTTGCGCTAG
- a CDS encoding M48 family metallopeptidase, producing the protein MKSTLGQAIQRALQLDFFNDLFGSEKSHPEAGTSPSLPSVTPPKLTATSDNELPSVATNQRKIQLQDQLLEYSLLRSKRRTIGFLINHNGLRVTAPRWVSIADIELAIREKQRWILSKLNERHERQARREKTVMRWEDGARFSYLGKPLTLRLLNANAASARHDEVRQELLLTLSQSATQALSAEALESQIKDKVKTWLQQQAKQIFATRMPVYAEKLGVRYQSMSLSSATTRWGSCTSQGKIRLNWRLIHFAPELIDYVIAHELAHLHEMNHSERFWCHVQSVFPDFELARQHLRQHATADFPVL; encoded by the coding sequence ATGAAATCGACACTGGGACAGGCGATACAAAGAGCCTTGCAACTGGATTTTTTTAACGATCTTTTCGGCAGCGAAAAATCACATCCGGAAGCGGGCACATCGCCGTCCTTACCATCAGTCACTCCGCCCAAGCTCACCGCCACTTCAGACAATGAGCTGCCGTCAGTGGCAACAAACCAACGCAAGATACAACTTCAAGACCAGCTATTGGAATATAGTCTGCTACGTTCCAAACGGCGCACCATAGGCTTTCTGATCAATCACAATGGCTTGCGCGTGACCGCCCCGCGCTGGGTCAGCATCGCCGACATAGAACTGGCGATACGGGAAAAGCAACGCTGGATACTCAGTAAACTGAACGAGCGTCATGAGCGCCAGGCTCGCCGTGAAAAAACCGTGATGCGATGGGAAGACGGTGCAAGATTTTCCTACCTTGGAAAGCCGCTGACCTTGCGCCTGCTTAACGCCAACGCCGCTAGTGCACGTCACGACGAGGTGCGGCAAGAACTGCTGCTGACGCTGTCACAGAGCGCTACCCAAGCACTTTCCGCTGAGGCACTTGAGAGTCAGATTAAAGACAAAGTGAAGACCTGGTTACAACAGCAAGCCAAACAAATATTCGCCACACGTATGCCCGTCTATGCAGAAAAATTAGGGGTACGCTATCAATCGATGTCACTCTCCAGTGCCACCACGCGCTGGGGTTCCTGCACCTCGCAAGGTAAAATCCGCCTTAACTGGCGCCTGATCCATTTTGCGCCGGAACTGATCGATTACGTGATCGCCCACGAACTGGCGCATTTACACGAAATGAACCATAGTGAACGCTTCTGGTGCCATGTACAGTCGGTCTTCCCCGATTTCGAACTGGCCAGGCAGCATTTGCGCCAGCATGCGACTGCTGACTTTCCCGTTCTTTAA
- a CDS encoding 1-acyl-sn-glycerol-3-phosphate acyltransferase gives MLKFTLFIRSLLFLLVMVAVTVIWAPICILFAPLPYNQRYYATARWNVFMIWAAKVICGIRYQTKGFENFPDGPVIVLSKHQSAWETIFLLMATPRPLVFVFKKSITYIPFFGWAIALMRMIPIDRSKGKDAFAQVVVQGRIRLADGQWVIMFPEGTRIPVGQKGHYKGGGTRLAVETNTPVIPIALNSGECWPKNSFLKKPGLVTVSVGKPISPEGLTAAELMQKVEDWIETEMRVISPHVYQDGQAKK, from the coding sequence ATGCTCAAGTTCACGCTTTTTATACGTTCTTTATTGTTTTTACTTGTAATGGTTGCCGTGACCGTCATCTGGGCACCGATCTGCATCCTGTTTGCCCCGCTCCCCTACAATCAGCGCTATTACGCCACTGCCCGCTGGAACGTTTTCATGATCTGGGCGGCCAAAGTGATCTGCGGGATACGCTATCAGACTAAGGGTTTTGAAAATTTTCCGGATGGTCCGGTGATCGTACTGTCGAAACATCAGTCGGCCTGGGAAACCATTTTTTTGCTGATGGCAACGCCGCGCCCGCTGGTGTTTGTATTTAAAAAATCGATTACCTACATCCCCTTCTTTGGCTGGGCGATTGCCTTGATGCGCATGATCCCGATTGATCGCAGCAAAGGTAAAGATGCCTTCGCGCAAGTGGTAGTGCAAGGCCGCATCCGTCTGGCCGATGGCCAGTGGGTGATCATGTTCCCGGAGGGCACGCGCATCCCGGTCGGCCAAAAAGGCCACTATAAAGGCGGTGGCACCCGTCTTGCGGTAGAAACCAACACCCCCGTGATTCCTATCGCACTCAATTCCGGTGAGTGCTGGCCAAAAAACTCTTTCCTCAAAAAACCTGGTCTGGTGACCGTTTCGGTAGGCAAACCAATTTCACCTGAAGGCTTGACGGCAGCGGAGTTGATGCAGAAAGTGGAAGACTGGATAGAAACTGAAATGCGCGTGATTTCACCGCATGTGTATCAAGACGGGCAAGCGAAGAAATAA
- a CDS encoding amidohydrolase — protein sequence MLWKIFAGASILVLGLVGCMSGGDGAAIIKPAAIVLRGGKVMTMDANNSTAQAVAVNGNRIVAVGTDQEIARYIGPNTQVIDLNGKTLLPGFIDSHIHPVSGAERLAQCSVDGAALSVADIISYALQDCLPKEVNPAADKWIQIVNVNPANFSASATDLDRISTSRPVLLAGIDGHTSWVNTKALALAHIDANTPDPSGGQIERDSQGLATGFLKDAAQGLVMAIIPELSLREKLTLTQQALDLVRSKGITSIQDAWASPQVMEVYEALEKTNQLNMRVRVNLKSEIIDTEAEYQRLLTIRAHFAGHPLIRADGVKIFSDGVIEYPTQTSAMMLPFLDANGQPTENFGGRYFEPNVLNRYVARLDKEGFSINVHSIGDFTTHTVLDSFQYARDKNGVSDNRHQISHLQIVDPVDFPRFAKLGVAANMQLFWAEPDEYTMDAVAPFIRPETHRYMYPAASLKAAGATLIGGSDWPVDAIPGDPMPNTPLASTQIAITRRNAQSDSPHFGEILHIEESSDLHTMLAAYTINAAKALKQDASTGSIEVGKLADLVVLDSDLSSTAAAQIDKVQVLYTLFSGAIVYDASKVQTTQKLQQKRVMQSSAMRSDGMPLAIKRQRRSHDMCGHDH from the coding sequence ATGCTTTGGAAAATATTTGCGGGTGCCAGTATTCTGGTATTGGGTCTAGTTGGATGTATGTCTGGTGGCGATGGCGCGGCCATCATCAAACCGGCGGCCATCGTATTGAGAGGCGGCAAGGTCATGACGATGGATGCCAACAACAGCACGGCACAGGCCGTGGCGGTCAACGGCAACCGCATCGTTGCGGTCGGGACCGATCAAGAAATTGCTCGCTATATAGGCCCAAATACCCAGGTCATCGATTTAAATGGCAAGACCCTATTGCCTGGATTTATTGATTCTCACATACATCCAGTCAGCGGTGCCGAGCGTCTAGCGCAATGTAGCGTCGATGGGGCAGCTTTATCGGTCGCCGATATCATTAGCTATGCGCTGCAAGATTGCCTGCCCAAGGAAGTCAATCCGGCTGCCGACAAATGGATACAAATCGTCAACGTCAATCCGGCTAATTTTTCCGCCAGCGCCACCGATCTCGACCGTATCAGCACTAGCCGTCCGGTGCTGTTGGCCGGTATCGATGGCCATACCTCCTGGGTCAATACTAAGGCACTGGCCTTGGCCCATATCGATGCCAACACACCCGACCCTAGCGGTGGCCAGATAGAGCGCGACAGTCAGGGACTAGCCACAGGATTTTTAAAAGATGCGGCACAAGGATTGGTGATGGCGATTATTCCGGAACTGTCATTGCGCGAGAAACTCACGCTGACCCAGCAAGCACTCGATCTGGTGCGCTCTAAAGGCATTACCTCTATACAGGATGCCTGGGCCAGCCCGCAAGTGATGGAAGTGTATGAAGCACTGGAAAAAACCAATCAGCTCAATATGCGGGTACGCGTGAATTTAAAATCGGAAATCATCGATACTGAAGCCGAATATCAACGCCTGCTCACCATCCGTGCCCATTTTGCCGGACATCCTTTGATACGCGCTGATGGCGTCAAAATTTTTTCGGATGGTGTAATCGAATATCCTACCCAAACCTCGGCCATGATGCTGCCCTTTCTGGATGCGAATGGTCAGCCCACCGAGAATTTCGGTGGCCGCTATTTTGAACCTAACGTCTTGAATCGCTATGTGGCCAGACTCGATAAAGAGGGCTTTAGTATCAACGTGCACTCCATCGGCGATTTCACCACTCATACAGTGCTCGATTCTTTCCAGTATGCCCGCGATAAAAACGGTGTAAGCGACAACCGTCATCAAATTTCGCATCTGCAAATCGTCGATCCTGTGGATTTTCCGCGCTTTGCCAAACTCGGCGTAGCCGCCAACATGCAGCTATTTTGGGCTGAACCTGACGAATACACGATGGACGCCGTTGCCCCGTTCATCCGTCCAGAAACCCATCGTTATATGTACCCGGCCGCTAGTCTGAAAGCTGCGGGCGCCACCTTGATAGGCGGCAGTGACTGGCCAGTAGACGCGATTCCGGGTGACCCGATGCCGAACACACCGCTGGCCTCTACACAAATCGCGATCACCCGTCGAAACGCGCAAAGTGACTCGCCCCATTTCGGCGAAATACTGCATATAGAAGAAAGCAGCGATCTGCATACCATGTTAGCGGCCTACACCATTAACGCCGCCAAAGCCCTGAAACAAGACGCCAGTACCGGCTCCATAGAAGTAGGTAAATTGGCCGATCTGGTAGTGCTCGATAGTGATTTGAGCAGCACCGCGGCCGCGCAAATCGACAAGGTTCAGGTGTTGTACACCTTATTCAGCGGCGCCATCGTATATGACGCCAGCAAGGTGCAAACTACGCAAAAACTGCAACAAAAGAGAGTAATGCAGAGCAGCGCCATGCGCAGCGACGGCATGCCGCTTGCGATCAAACGCCAGCGCCGTAGCCACGATATGTGCGGGCACGATCACTAA
- a CDS encoding polyamine ABC transporter substrate-binding protein, giving the protein MHFLISSRNKKASFTRSCKKLLLTILITLAAGNQALAQEEKVLNVANWSDYIGENTIKDFEKETGIKVRYDLFDSNEVLHAKLVAGKTGYDIVVPSSNWAQIQIEGGLFRQLDKSKIPNLSNLDPVLNAQIGKIDPNNKHLVIWLWGFDTLGINEEKVKAALGNLPMPENAWDLVFDPKYISKLKSCGVSLLDAASEVLPPALQYLGKSPYSKVNSDYQDAARLLQSIRPYVTMFSSSGYINELANGSLCLSMGWSGDINIARQRAIDAKNGNHIVTLIPKKDPTLFFDTMAVPADAPHPNNAMAWINFILRPEIHAQITNKVLYANPNAAAYKFVRKDIADNKTVYLSREDMQKMIPPEMVNSDIRRTMTRIYTKFKTGI; this is encoded by the coding sequence ATGCATTTTCTCATTTCTAGCCGCAACAAAAAAGCATCGTTCACGCGCAGCTGCAAAAAACTTTTGCTCACGATTTTGATCACACTTGCAGCCGGCAATCAAGCACTAGCGCAAGAAGAAAAAGTGTTAAATGTGGCGAACTGGTCGGATTACATAGGTGAAAATACGATTAAAGATTTTGAGAAAGAAACCGGGATCAAAGTACGTTACGATCTATTTGATAGCAATGAAGTCTTGCATGCCAAACTAGTGGCTGGGAAAACCGGTTACGACATCGTGGTGCCTTCGTCAAACTGGGCGCAAATACAGATAGAAGGCGGTCTGTTTCGCCAACTGGATAAAAGCAAGATACCGAATTTATCCAATCTTGATCCGGTACTGAATGCACAAATCGGTAAAATCGATCCGAATAATAAACACCTGGTCATCTGGCTATGGGGTTTTGACACGCTCGGTATCAACGAAGAAAAGGTCAAGGCGGCACTAGGCAATTTACCTATGCCTGAAAATGCCTGGGATCTCGTGTTCGATCCTAAATACATTTCAAAACTGAAGTCCTGCGGTGTGTCACTACTCGATGCCGCCTCCGAAGTACTGCCACCAGCCCTGCAATATCTGGGCAAATCGCCCTACTCTAAAGTCAATTCTGATTACCAGGATGCAGCCCGCTTATTACAGTCTATCCGGCCCTACGTGACCATGTTTAGCTCGTCCGGTTACATCAATGAATTAGCCAACGGCTCACTGTGTCTGTCGATGGGCTGGTCGGGCGACATCAATATCGCACGCCAGCGCGCTATTGATGCCAAAAATGGCAATCATATCGTGACCCTGATCCCCAAAAAAGATCCCACACTATTTTTCGACACAATGGCAGTTCCGGCCGATGCACCGCATCCGAATAATGCAATGGCCTGGATCAATTTCATTTTACGTCCAGAAATTCATGCCCAGATCACGAATAAAGTCTTGTATGCCAATCCCAATGCGGCTGCCTATAAATTCGTCAGGAAAGACATCGCTGACAACAAAACTGTGTATCTCAGTCGCGAGGATATGCAAAAAATGATACCGCCTGAAATGGTCAATTCAGATATCCGTCGCACCATGACACGCATCTATACCAAATTCAAAACTGGTATCTGA
- the gloA gene encoding lactoylglutathione lyase, whose amino-acid sequence MRILHTMLRVGNLQRSIDFYTEVLGMKLLRQSDNPEYKYTLAFLGYGSNPEHTELELTYNYGTDSYDLGTAYGHIAIAVPDAAQACSAVKAKNGKITREAGPVKGGNTVIAFVEDPDGYKIELIERKTEQQVVSL is encoded by the coding sequence ATGCGGATACTCCACACCATGCTGCGCGTCGGCAACCTGCAACGCTCGATAGACTTTTACACCGAAGTACTGGGAATGAAATTACTACGCCAGTCCGATAATCCTGAGTACAAATACACACTGGCTTTTTTAGGTTATGGCAGTAACCCTGAACATACCGAACTGGAGCTAACCTACAACTACGGCACAGATAGCTATGATCTGGGAACTGCCTACGGCCATATCGCGATTGCGGTACCTGACGCGGCGCAAGCCTGCTCGGCAGTCAAGGCAAAAAATGGCAAGATAACGCGCGAAGCAGGCCCGGTCAAAGGCGGCAATACGGTGATTGCATTCGTGGAAGATCCGGATGGCTACAAAATTGAACTGATAGAGCGCAAGACGGAACAACAGGTAGTCAGCCTGTAA
- the gmhB gene encoding D-glycero-beta-D-manno-heptose 1,7-bisphosphate 7-phosphatase, giving the protein MKLIILDRDGVINQDSDAFIKSPDEWHALPGSMQAIARLNQAGYTVVVATNQSGVARKLFDMATLNAIHQKMHAAALQVGATIDAIFFCPHTADDSCDCRKPKPGMLQEIGRRYGVNLKGVHSVGDSLRDLQSGFVMGCVPNLVLTGKGQKTLEKGGLPPGTLIYPDLAAMVDALLNAQTSAPTSTQTIAHTSAPPETVSG; this is encoded by the coding sequence ATGAAACTCATCATTCTCGACCGTGACGGCGTAATCAATCAGGATTCGGATGCCTTCATTAAGTCACCTGACGAATGGCACGCCCTGCCCGGCTCTATGCAGGCAATCGCGCGCCTGAATCAAGCCGGCTACACGGTCGTCGTTGCGACCAACCAGTCTGGTGTGGCCCGCAAGCTATTTGACATGGCAACGCTAAATGCGATCCATCAAAAAATGCATGCGGCGGCACTACAGGTAGGCGCGACGATAGATGCGATTTTTTTCTGCCCCCATACCGCCGACGACAGTTGCGATTGCCGCAAGCCCAAGCCTGGCATGCTGCAGGAAATCGGCCGTCGCTATGGCGTCAACTTAAAAGGCGTACATAGCGTAGGCGATTCTCTGCGCGATTTACAGTCAGGCTTTGTCATGGGCTGCGTTCCAAATCTGGTGCTGACCGGCAAGGGACAAAAAACATTGGAAAAAGGCGGGCTGCCGCCCGGCACCCTGATCTACCCTGATCTGGCGGCCATGGTCGATGCACTGTTAAATGCTCAAACAAGCGCTCCGACAAGCACCCAAACAATTGCCCATACCAGCGCTCCGCCAGAAACTGTAAGTGGCTAA
- a CDS encoding glycine--tRNA ligase subunit beta, whose product MNQTLLVELFTEELPPKALAKLGDAFATGIYNGLKSRDFLESDAVVTGYASPRRLAVSITKVRATSPDKLLREKVLPVSVALDAAGNASAPLAKKLAAMGFPDLQISDLERAIDGKAESFFYSHTAPGTALAGSLQSALEDSIAKLPIPKVMSYQRPNGDTVHFVRPVHSIVALHGATILPLALLGLSADRVTQGHRFLSAGEISIADAGDYAAVLANQGKVIANVSERKEKIRSALLAKAGADLVLMPETLLDEVTALVEWPVVYECNFEQEFLAVPQECLILTMQTNQKYFALTDTDGKLRSRFLIVSNLETTTPEHIIQGNERVVRPRLSDAKFFFEQDKKKSLESRLPMLANVVYHNKLGNQAERMQRVKTLAGKIALALSSDVALAERGAMLAKADLLTDMVGEFPELQGIMGTYYAEHDGEHAEVAAAASEHYQPRFAGDNLPASATGTAVALADKLETLVGIWGIGLQPTGDKDPFALRRHALGVLRMLVEKRLPLSLTHLLADAVSVFSGNANFKDPSADVISFFYDRLRGQLRDKGFSQNEVEAVVAQSPDHLDNIVERLQAVQAFAALPESASLAAANKRITNILKKAEGTPGAVTITLLQEAAEQGLHKAMADVKPLVDAAYGKGDFTGALKTLAALRSEVDTFFNDVMVNAEDLALRNNRLALLAELHGMLNQVADISKLAA is encoded by the coding sequence ATGAACCAAACATTATTAGTAGAATTATTTACTGAAGAATTGCCACCCAAGGCGCTCGCCAAACTGGGCGATGCATTTGCCACAGGCATCTATAACGGTCTGAAGTCGCGCGACTTTTTGGAAAGCGACGCTGTCGTTACCGGCTACGCCTCACCGCGTCGCCTGGCAGTATCGATCACCAAAGTGCGTGCCACCTCACCGGATAAATTATTACGCGAAAAAGTGTTGCCAGTGTCGGTTGCCCTCGATGCGGCCGGCAATGCCAGCGCACCGCTGGCCAAGAAACTGGCGGCGATGGGCTTTCCGGATTTGCAAATCAGCGATCTGGAACGCGCCATCGATGGCAAGGCCGAAAGTTTTTTCTATAGCCATACGGCACCCGGCACGGCACTAGCGGGCAGCCTGCAAAGCGCACTGGAAGACAGCATCGCCAAATTGCCTATCCCTAAAGTGATGAGCTATCAGCGCCCGAATGGCGACACCGTACATTTTGTGCGCCCGGTGCATAGCATAGTCGCATTGCATGGCGCAACTATATTGCCGCTCGCACTGCTGGGCTTGAGCGCTGATCGCGTGACGCAAGGACATCGTTTCTTGTCGGCTGGCGAAATCAGTATCGCTGATGCCGGCGACTACGCCGCCGTATTGGCGAATCAAGGTAAAGTGATTGCCAACGTCAGCGAACGTAAGGAAAAAATTCGTAGCGCGCTGCTGGCCAAGGCCGGTGCAGATCTGGTGCTGATGCCAGAAACCCTGCTGGATGAAGTGACGGCGCTGGTCGAATGGCCGGTGGTCTATGAATGCAATTTCGAGCAGGAATTTTTGGCGGTACCGCAAGAATGTCTGATTTTGACGATGCAGACTAATCAGAAATATTTTGCACTGACCGATACTGATGGTAAATTGCGCTCGCGCTTTTTAATCGTCTCGAATCTGGAAACGACAACACCGGAACACATCATTCAGGGTAATGAACGCGTGGTGCGTCCGCGTCTGTCAGATGCCAAATTTTTCTTCGAGCAAGATAAGAAAAAATCGCTGGAATCACGCCTGCCTATGTTGGCCAATGTGGTGTACCACAACAAGCTGGGCAATCAGGCAGAACGCATGCAAAGGGTAAAAACCCTGGCAGGAAAAATTGCGCTGGCATTGTCTTCTGATGTCGCACTGGCAGAACGTGGCGCAATGCTCGCCAAGGCCGACTTACTGACCGACATGGTAGGCGAATTCCCTGAGCTGCAAGGCATCATGGGTACCTATTACGCCGAGCACGATGGCGAACACGCCGAAGTGGCCGCTGCCGCTTCCGAACATTACCAGCCGCGCTTCGCCGGCGACAATTTGCCTGCCAGCGCCACCGGCACCGCCGTGGCATTGGCCGACAAGCTGGAAACCCTGGTCGGGATCTGGGGCATAGGTTTACAGCCGACCGGCGACAAAGATCCGTTCGCCTTGCGCCGCCATGCTTTAGGCGTATTACGCATGCTGGTGGAAAAACGCTTGCCACTGTCACTGACGCATTTGCTGGCAGATGCGGTCAGCGTGTTTAGCGGCAATGCCAATTTCAAAGACCCGTCTGCCGATGTCATCAGCTTCTTCTACGACAGGTTGCGCGGCCAATTGCGCGACAAGGGTTTCTCACAAAACGAAGTGGAAGCCGTCGTGGCACAATCGCCGGACCATCTGGACAACATCGTCGAACGTCTGCAAGCGGTTCAGGCATTCGCCGCCTTGCCAGAATCAGCCTCACTGGCAGCTGCCAACAAGCGTATTACGAACATCCTGAAAAAAGCCGAAGGTACGCCAGGCGCGGTCACTATTACGTTGTTGCAGGAAGCCGCTGAACAAGGTTTGCATAAGGCAATGGCCGACGTTAAGCCTCTGGTCGATGCAGCATACGGCAAAGGTGACTTTACCGGCGCACTCAAGACTCTGGCCGCACTGCGCAGCGAAGTCGATACCTTCTTCAATGACGTGATGGTCAACGCCGAAGACCTAGCGCTACGGAATAATCGCCTGGCCTTGCTGGCCGAATTGCACGGCATGCTCAATCAGGTAGCGGATATTTCTAAACTGGCCGCGTAA
- a CDS encoding DUF3138 family protein, protein MYTVKKLVICMAIASAFPAACMAQAAPSQKSEIEALKKQVKELQAMMQKITLQNSQSSALAAETSAQVLSIVESSKQAIQAIQADKSNVVDVTEFNRIRVKTEAMDEAIEANGFRALKNIPTYVYNRNGKTSSFVFFNNNSSPFRLT, encoded by the coding sequence ATGTACACCGTAAAAAAACTCGTGATCTGTATGGCCATCGCTAGCGCCTTCCCGGCCGCCTGCATGGCGCAAGCTGCACCTTCGCAAAAAAGTGAAATCGAGGCATTAAAAAAACAGGTCAAAGAACTGCAGGCCATGATGCAGAAAATCACGCTGCAAAATAGCCAAAGCAGTGCACTGGCGGCGGAGACCAGCGCCCAGGTCTTGTCTATCGTGGAATCGAGCAAACAGGCAATACAGGCAATACAGGCAGATAAATCAAATGTAGTCGACGTGACTGAATTCAATCGTATCCGCGTCAAAACCGAGGCGATGGACGAAGCCATAGAAGCCAACGGCTTCCGAGCCTTAAAAAATATTCCGACGTACGTCTACAACCGCAATGGCAAAACGTCGAGTTTTGTGTTTTTCAATAACAATAGTTCACCATTTCGTCTCACGTAA